ACGGTCAATCCATTTCCTTCAGTGTAATATTCTTGGAAATCTTATAACTTTTCTTCTTTTTATGAGGTTTTGGCTCTTCTCCCAGCAATCTTCCCCAAGGTTTGAGATCATCCACTCTTTCACAGATAATCTTAATAATAGCAATGGCCGGAATACATAAGAACATTCCTGCAATTCCCCAAAGATGTTCTCCTAAAAGAATTCCAATAAAAGAAAATAAAGCATTGATCTTTACTTTAGAACCCACAACAAATGGAAGGACAATATTACCATCTACAGCATGAATTGCAATATATCCTAAAGCAACATAAATACATGTTGACGGAGTAGAAGTGGCAAATGCTATAAAACAGGAAATTAACAGTGAGATAAAGATTCCCAGGTACGGAATAACGTTTAGTAATCCTGTCAAAACTCCTAAAAGAATCGCATATTTTACGCCCAAAATCGTAAGGAGGGTGGAAGTAAGAACAGATACGATAATTACCTGAAGAAAGAGTCCGAAGATATATTTCTTGGTCATGATTCGAATCTCATTTACAGCTTCCTGTACACTTGATTTATGTCTTTCGTTAAAAACAGTAACGATAAAATTATTTAAAAGCCTTCTGTAATTTAAAATAAAGATAAAAAACAGGGTGAAAAATATAATGAAGCCGAATCCCGTTGAAAAAATCCCAAATGTAAATCCTAAAATGACTCCCGAAGAAGACAGTAGTTTAGTTAATCCCTGGTTAATGTAATCCACCTGTTCATCCACTTTCACATTAAATGTTTTGGAAACCCAATGCTGAAGGCTGTTAAAAACAGTAGTAAACTGTTCCTTGAGGTGGGGAAGATCCTTACTAAAATCAGAAAGCTGATTGGTAAAGAAATAAATGATACCACTTAGAATCATCAGCATAATGAACACTGAGGTCATCGTAGACATTGATCTTGGAAATCTTAACTTTCTTTCCATAAAAGTTGCCGCTGGCAAAAACAGCATAGCCATAAGGAATGCCAGAAAAAAAGGAGCTAAAATACTCTGTCCTAACGCCAGAAGATAGCCAAGTCCAATGATGGAAACCACCACGAGCGTAAGCTTGACAAGGAAAGGAAGTCTAAGAAAATTCATAATGTAAAAATATGCAGTGTGGAATAAAAATAAGAAAACCCGTGTGAATTGAAAAACTTTTTATTCAATCCTTCGAAATTTTCTTGTATTGCAGCAAATTTTATTCCACCGAATAAGGAGCATTGTACTTTTTGGCTCTAAAACAGAAACACGCTCTGAATTTCAGAACGTGTTTCCTTATTGAGAAGTTAATATGTTATAAGTTGTTTTATTCTTCAATGGCGATGTCAATGACTTCTTCCATTCTGTTGACGTAGTGTACTCTCAGATTTTTCAGATAATCTTTTTTGATCTCTTCCACATCTTTTCTGTTGGCTTCACAAAGAATAACATCTTTAATGCCTGCTCTTGTTGCAGCCAGCAGCTTTTCTTTGATTCCTCCTACAGGAAGTACTTTTCCTCTTAATGTAATTTCTCCCGTCATGGCAAGGTGTGGTTTTACCTTTTTGTTTTTGAATGAAGAAACCATAGAAGTCAGCATGGCAATACCCGCAGATGGTCCATCTTTAGGTGTTGCTCCTTCAGGAACGTGTACGTGAATGTTTTTCTTATCAAGGTCTTCTTGTGGAATTCCCAGTTCGTCATGTTTTGCTTTAATATATTCCAGGGCAATTGTAGCAGATTCTTTCATTACCGTTCCAAGATTTCCGGTCATTGTTAAAGCTCCTCCTTTGCCATTGCTTAAAATACTTTCAATATAAAGAATATCTCCGCCTACACTTGTCCATGCAAGCCCTGTTACTACACCGGGAACTCCTGTGATTTCAGATAAGCTTTTCGGTCTAGGAACGCCAAGGATTTCATCTACTTTTTCCAATGAAATTTTTGGATCATATTCTTTTACCAGAGCTGTCTGAAGTGCTACCCATCTTCCAACGGCAGCAATTCTTTTTTCCAGTGTTCTTACTCCACTTTCTGAAGTATGTGCTTCAACAATATGTTTAAGTTCTGGATTTCCGAGTTTAAATGATTTTGCATCCAGACCATTTTCCTCCTGTTGTTTCTTGATTAAATGTCTTTTAGCGATCTCAATCTTTTCTTCCAAAGTATAACCGGCAATCTGAATAATTTCCGTTCTGTCTAGAAGAGGAGTCTGTATCGTTGAAAGTGAGTTAGCCGTAGCAATGAACATTACTTTAGATAAATCATAGCCCATTTCCAGGAAATTATCGTAGAAAGATTTATTCTGTTCAGGATCAAGGACTTCTAAGAGTGCTGAGCTTGGATCCCCATGAAGACCCTGTCCGATTTTATCAATTTCATCAAGAACAATCACCGGGTTTGAAGTACCGGATTTCTTGATAGACTGCAAAATTCTTCCCGCCATAGCACCAATATAGGTTTTTCTATGCCCACGGATTTCACTCTCGTCATGAAGACCTCCTAAAGATAATCTTACATACTTTCTTCCTAAAGCATCTGCAATGGATTTTCCTAAAGATGTTTTACCTACTCCAGGAGGCCCTACCAATAATAGAATTGGAGATTTCATGTTGTTTTTTAATTTTAAAACAGCCATGTGCTCCAGAATTCTCTTTTTAATATCTTCCAATCCGAAGTGAGCTTTATCAAGTACTTTTTCAGCCTTAGCAATATCAAAAATATCTTTTGTGTATGTTTCCCAAGGAAGGTCCGTAAAGAAGTCCAGGTAATTTCTCTGTACATTATAGTCCGGAGAATTAGGATTCTGACGTTGCAGTCTGCCGATTTCTTTCTGGAAATGTTCCTCTACTTCCTTACTCCATTTTTTGGTTTTTGCCTTGGCTATCAGATCCTCAACATCGCTTTCAGGTCCGCCACCCAATTCTTCCTGGATGGTTCTGATCTGCTGATTCAGAAAATATTCTCTCTGTTGCTTATCAAGATCCTTAGAGGTTTTCTGATGAATCTGATTTCTCAGTTCCAGCTTTCTGAAATCCTCATGCATCATTTCATAACACTGATTGGCTCTGGTCATCAGGTTTTTCTCTTCAAGAAGCTTTTGCTTTGCAATGGAAGAAAAGTTAGCATTGGTACAAATGAAATTCAGAAGATCATCATTGTTATTAATGTTTTTGATGGCAAAGTTGGCGGCATTGGGAATATTGGGATCCAGTTCAATAATCTTTAGTGCAAGATCCTTGATGTTCTCCAGCAATGCTTCGTACTCTTCCTGATCCTTAGGTCGGGTATCTTTTAATTTTGATATTTCTGCTTTGAAGTAAGGTTGGTTATCAATGATCTTTTTAATCTTAAACCTGTGGAATCCTTTGGTAATAGCCGTGATATTGCCTTCCGGCAGCTTAATGATCTTAATGATCTTAGCCAGCGTACCTGTAGAATAAATATCTTTTTCGGAAGGTTGTTCCAGATCCGAATTTTTCTGGCTTACAATTCCAATAAAATCCCCGTTCTTCTGTGCTTCCTCAAGAAGCTGTATCGAGGTTTTTCTTCCTGCAGTAATAGGAATTACCACGTTAGGGAACATAACCATATTTCTTACCGGAAGTATAGGGAATATTTTCTGTTCGGAATTTTTATCAGTCTCTGCGAAGTCGGAAAGATTGATTTCTTCAGCTACGATATCAAATCCGTCACTGATCATTTCTTCTAAACTAATATCTTCAAATTCTGTCATAGTCAATCGAATGACAAATTGTCATTTTCGTTTTTTATCGTTATAAGGATTTTTTATAATATACTCTGAAAACGTGTGGCATATTATAATATTCTAAAGATGCACAATACTTATGCCATTTGTTTTTTACTTAAAAATACGGTCAAAATTTCCTTTTTTAGATAATCTTTGCATTAAAAATCAAAATAAAGCAGTTCTGTTTCTGTAATTTCTTAAAAATGTGTATTTTCGCAAACTGATAAAAAACTATAATTTATAAAATGGCAATTTTAGGACAGATTAGGAGTAAGCCTTGGCTTTTAATGGGAGTAATAGCCTTAGCGCTTTTGGCGTTCTTGGTGAACCCGGATAGTATCGACAAGGTTTTTGGTAAGAATCCTGACGTTTTAGGAAAAGTAAACGGTGAGAAAATCACCCGCGAAGAGTTCAATGATCAGCTTTTCGTGTTGCAGCAGCAGGCTGAACAGCAAGGTCGTCCGAAAAACGGTCTTGAAGAGCAGGCTTGGCAGTTACTTGTACAATCTAAACTTATCAAACAACAGTTTGAGAAATTGGGCTTTGAAATGACTGATGATTATTTCTGGAATCAAATCCAGTACGATCAGATGTTTGCCCAGAATCAACAGTTCTTTGATGAGAAAGGTAATTTTAAAACTCAAGAGCTTAAAAAAGAAATTGAAACATTACAAAACACCAATCCTCAAGGATATACTCAATGGTTGAAAACAAGAAAGACAATCGAGTACAGACTTATGGCAAGACAGGTGTTTACTAATCTTTCAGCAGGTATTACTACAGGTAAGAAAGAAGCTGAAGAATTGATGAAGCAGAGAGATCAGCTTGCAGATATCGACTTTGTGAAAGTAGATTATGCAGCGTATCTTCAAAAAACAAAGATCAATGTTTCCACACAAGATCTTGCTGATTACATCAAGCAGCACCCTGTAATGTTCAAAGCAGAGCCAAGCAGAAATATCGGTATTGTATTTTTCCCGTCTAAACCTAGTGCAGCAGATGATGCAGCAGCCTTGAAAGAAATTACTAAATTATATTCAGGAGGTACAGATGCAAGTGGAGGAACTGAAAACTTCCAAAATACTAAAAACGATTCTATGTTTGTGGCGGCAAACTCTGATGCACCATTCAATCCTCAGTATTTGAATCCTGCTCAATTGCCTCCAACAATCAAAGATCAGATCGCAGCTGCAGCAGTTGGTCAGACTTTTGGCCCTTATAAAGAACAAGATGTATATGTAGTCTCTAAATTGGTTGGTAAAAGACCTTCAGATTCTACCTTATCAAGACATATCCTTATTGCATTCAAAGGAAGTCCTGCAGGTGAAGGAGTAACAAGAACCAAAGAGCAGGCTAAGAAATTGGCAGACTCTATTGGGGCTATTGTAAAAGCGACTCCTGCTAAATTTACAGAATTCCTTAAGCTTTCAAGCGATCCGAATTCTGCAGCACAAGGCGGAAGCTTAGGATGGACAACTCCGGAAACACCTTTTGTTCCTGAATTCCTTGCTTATCTTGCAAGCAATCCTAAAGGAGCTACAGGTGTAGTAGAAACACAGTTCGGTTATCATATCATCAATATTGAAGATAAAAAGTCAGGATCAATGGGTTATAAAGTTGCTAACCTTGTGAAAGCAATCAAACCTTCAGATGCTACTGAAGCTGAAACAGACAAAAACTCAAGAAAATTCATTCAGCAGGTTCAAGGGAAATCTTTCAACGATTTCGTGAACATTGCTAAGAAAGGAAACTATCAGTTCTCCAATCCAAAAGCAGCAAAAAGATTTGAAGGCCAGCTTCAGGGCTTAGGTACTGAAAAAGATGCTGATATCCTTACTTGGGCTTTCGATAAGAAAAGAACAAAAGGAGATACTGAATTATTTACAGTAGACGGAACAGGAGATAAAATTGTAGTATATCTGAACGGAAAACAGGACGCAGGTCTTGCTGATCCGGAATCGGTAAGAGACCAGATTGAAGTTCTTGTTAAAAATAAATTGGCAGCAAAACAAATCTCTGATAAGATTGCAGCAGCAAAAGCTTCTAGTTTAGATCAGATTGCTAAATTGTTTGCCGCTCCAAAACAATCCGCTCAGGTGAATTTACTGAACCCTTCAGTAGCGGGTGCTATGGAACCTAAAGTAGCGGGTGCAGCATTCGGTGTTGCAAAAGGTAAACTTTCTAACCCGGTTGAAGGAGGAACAGGAGTTTATGTTTTGGTTAAGAAATCAGAAACAGTAAACAAACAGCCTGGAGATCTTAAGCAGTTTACAGAATCTCTTACTCAGAGAAATGCAGGAATGTTCGGACAGGCTTGGATGAAGAGTCTTCAGGACAATGCAGATATCGAGGATTACAGAATTGAGATCTGGAACAAGCTGGGAAATCAGCAACAATAAGAAATTCATTTCTATAAATATTAAAAGCGACAAATTTTTTTGTCGCTTTTTTTGTATTTAACGCAGAACAATAAAGGAAAAGATTTATTTAAAATGTATTATATTTGCTTATTAGAAAAAAATTAGCAAGTGAAGTTCAGTAAAGAATTAAAAGCTGGTGTGATTGCACTTCTAGCTATTGTAGGCTTTGTGGTGTTGTTTCAGTTTATGAAAGGGAAAAGCCTTTTTACTACCGACAATATATTTTACGCAAAATATGATAATGTAGAAGGTCTGGCACAGTCTTCGGCAGTCTCTATTAATGGTCTGAAAGTAGGACAGGTAGACAAGATTATTCCTATAACGGCAAAAGATGGAAAAATTAATTTTGTCGTAAAAATTACAGTCGACAACAAATTCGAGTTTTCAAAAAATTCATCATTGGAGATCTTTGAACCAGGATTAATGTCTGGTAAAGAAATGAGAGTAAATCTTATGTATGGAGGCCCGACTGCAAAGGACGGTGATACCCTGAAAGGAGCTTTCAAACTTGGAACTCTGGGAAGTCTTTCTTCTCAGGTAGGTCCGGTAAAAGATCAATTGCAGGTAGTATTACACAGAGTTGACTCTTTAATGGCCAATGCAAACCAGGTTTTTGACGCTCAGAACAGAGCTGAAATAAAAGCTTTATTAGCGAACCTTAATAAAACAGTAGGAGCATTACAGTCTACCGCAGGAAGTGTTAACAACCTTGTAGGTCATAACGATCCTAAATTGCAGAAAGTATTGGATGATGCAAGTCTTACTATGCAAAGCGGAAAGGTGACTTTGGATAAATATGGAAATCTGGCTCAGAGTATTGATACTAAACAGTTGAATGCTACTATTGCCAATTTAGATGCTACTGTAGGTAAATTGAATCAGGTGATTGGCGGTATAGATAAAGGAGAAGGAAGCTTAGGCAAACTGATGAAGGATGAGCAGCTTTATAACAACCTGAATTCGGCTTCTTCCAATTTAAATTCATTGATCGAAGATATGAAAGCGAATCCGAAGAGATACATCAACTTCTCGGTTTTCGGTAAAAATAACAAAGACTAATACGCCTTATGCAGTACATCGATAACATTATTTTCCTGATTTTATTAGTGGCAGGATTCGGGCTGTTTGCCAAAAGCCTGCAGAAGATCTATAGAAATATCAGATTGGGTCACGAAATCAATAGAAACGACAGAAAAGGAGAACGTTGGGAAACTATGGCTCGTGTAGCTATGGGACAAAGTAAAATGACGGCACGTCCTGTAGCTGGAGTCTTACACCTTTTTGTGTATGTAGGTTTTGTGATTATTAATATCGAATTAATAGAAATTGTTGTTGATGGAATATTTGGTACCCATCGTTTCTTATCAAGCATTTTCGGACATACATTTTATAATTTCTTTACTGCAACCTTAGAAGTTTTAGCTCTTTTGGTGGTTATTGGGGTTGTCATTTTCTTTATTCGTAGAAATTTTTATGGAGTGAAGAGATTGACGATGAAAGAACTTTTTGGATGGCCAAAAAATGATGCAAACTGGATTTTGATTATTGAATTTGCTCTGATGATGGCTTTCTTTATGATGAATTCATCAGATTTTATTTTACAGTCGAGAAATGTTTTGCCAGAACATGGAAGCTTCCCGATCAGTGAGATGACATTGGTTCCGTTTTTAGAGATTTTCAGCTTTGATAACGGATTTTTGATGTTCACAGAGAAAGCGGCATGGTGGTTTCACTTTGTAGGAATTCTTTTCTTCATGAACTACCTTTACTATTCAAAACACCTGCATATTATCCTTGCGTTTCCAAGCACATGGTATGCAAATCTAGATAAAAAAGGAAAATTCAACAATCTTGAATCTGTTACAAAAGAGATCAAATTAATGATGGATCCTAACGCAGATCCTTATGCTGCTCCGGCTGAAGGAGCAGAAGCAGATGTACCTTCTAAATTCGGTGCTGAAGATATCTTTGACCTGAACCAAGTACAGTTGCTGAACGCCTATTCTTGTACAGAATGCGGACGTTGTACTTCTGTTTGTCCTGCTAATATTACCGGAAAAAAACTTTCTCCAAGATTGATCCTTATGAAAACAAGAGATCGTTTGGAAGAAGTAGGAAGAAATATTGATCAAAACGGAAAATTTGTTGACGACGGTAAAAAACTGTTGAACGACTATATCACAAAAGAAGAACTTTGGGCGTGTACCACATGTAACGCATGTACAGATGCCTGTCCGGTATTGCTTGACCCGCTTTCCATTATTTTTGAAATGAGAAGATTCCTGGTGATGGAACAATCTGCTGCTCCACAGGAACTGAATCTGATGATGACCAATGTGGAAAACAACGCGGCTCCTTGGCAGTACAATCAGGCTGACCGTCTGAACTGGGCATCGGAAAACTAGATAATTAATCAATTTGAATGTTTGAAATTGATACCAGTCTACATCATTTTCAAATCTCCAAATTCTCACATTTTCAAACTGAAAAAGAAATGGATTTCAATATAAAAACAATGGCAGAATATGCTGCCGAAGGAAAAGCCCCGGAAGTTTTATTTTGGGTGGGATGTGCGGGAAGTTTTGATGACCGTGCTAAAAAAATTACAAAAGCATTTTGCAAGATATTAAATAAAATAGGTGTTGAATTTGCGGTTTTAGGACAGGAAGAAAGCTGTACCGGAGATCCTGCAAAAAGAGCCGGAAATGAATTTGTTTTCCAGATGATGGCCCTTACCAATATCGAAGTATTGAATGCTTACGAAGTAAAGAAAATTGTAACGGCTTGTCCACACTGTTTCAATACTTTGAAAAATGAATATCCAAGCTTAGGTGGACACTTTGACGTGGTACACCATACTCAGTTCCTTAAAACATTAATGGAAGAAGGAAGGCTGAAAATTGAAGGAGGTGCATTCAAAGGGAAAAAAATTACTTTCCATGATCCATGTTACCTGGGACGTGCCAATGACGAATATGAAGCGCCAAGAATGCTTCTTGAGAAACTGGATGCAGAACTTGTAGAGATGAAACGTTGTAAAACCAACGGACTTTGTTGTGGAGCAGGAGGAGCACAGATGTTTAAAGAGCCTGAAAAAGGAAATAAAGACATCAATATTGAAAGAACAGAAGAAGCTTTATCTTTTGAACCTAAGGTAATTGCTACAGGATGTCCTTTCTGCAATACCATGATGACGGATGGGGTAAAACACTTTAACAAAAACACTGAAGTAGCCGTAAAAGATATTGTTGAACTTCTTGCTGAAGCAGAAGACTTATAATCTTATAAAAGGTTATGAAGGTGAAATGGAGACTCTCCTTTTTATTGATCATTTCAATACTTGCTCTTCTTACATTCTGGAATTATCAAAACAGAGTATATGATTGGGATATGCCGGGCTACATGGGAAGTATGTATACTTCTGAGTTCCCGGATTCACCGGATAAGGTTCGAATCATTACCTATCAGGAAATAAAAAAGGAGGCTCCTGCAGACCATTATACAGACATCATCGGAATAAAGCAATGGGATATTCCAAGGCAGTATTTCGTAAAAAATACACAATCTTTTACAGAACAATTACCCTATTTTCAGATTAAAGTAGGGTATATTCTTGTCATAACTCTTTTTTATAAGCTTGGGCTTTCATCTCCAATGGCAGTCCTGTTTACCAGCCTTATTTCGTACTTTTTTTCAGGGGTATTATTATTTTATATTTTAAAACTGCTGTTTCCAAAGAAATATTGGCTTGCGGTAGTATTAACGGTTGCCTCCATGCTATTGCCCCCCATGACCTACATGTCCAGAGTTTCTACACCTGATATGTTTATTTTTCAGTTTATGCTGATCTTTATTATTGGTTTGCTCAAAAAATGGAGCAAGTGGGCCATGTTTGTGCTTCTATTTGGGATTACTTTTATACGGCCGGATTATATCACATTCACTCTCACCTATATTATTGCTGTTTTCTTTTTCCAGTATCTTCAGGAAAAGAAAATTGATGTTTCCTTTATCGCACAGGGAACAGTTCTTCTGATCATGTACCTGGTCATTATTAAGTTTTATCATTATCCTGGATGGAAAGATCTCTTCTATGATACTTTTATCGATAGAAGGCCTATTATCTCAACACATCCTATTGATGTTAGTGTAAAAGACTATCTGAGTATTATTTATATTAAAATTATCTACTTTAAAAAAGTAACGCTATCCGTAGCCATTATGATTGGAGTCATATTTTGGCGCTCCAAAGATGTTTGGGTAAGAATGATCTCAGTTCTTTTTCTGATCAATGTGTATATCAAATTCTTTTTCTTTCCGCAGTCAGCAGCGTTAAGATTTTTCTTTCCGTTTATTTTTCCGCTTTTCATGATGATGCTCTATGTACTGAGCAAAAAATACAATGATCTTAAACTGGAGAAAATTGCGTAATTTTGTCTTTAAGAAGATAGGGATTTACCATCACTGTTCAATTCATATTCTGTTCAATAACCGGAATTGATGATACGTGTTCAAGTTCCTGAAAAATAAATATTTACATTATGAAAATCGAAGAATCTAATATTGTAGAAACCAACGACTACAGAGTTATTATATACCCGGCTTCAAGACCTTTTGAAACCAAAGAAGCAAAAGCTATCACTGAAAAACTTTTTGATTTCCTTGCCACATGGGCTGCTCATGGAAAACCGCTTTCTTCTTCATTTAAAATTGAAAAGAATCAGTTTATCATAGTATGTGTAGATGAAGAAAAAGAAATGGCTTCAGGATGCAGTATTGATGCTCTAGGGAAGATCATGAGAGAAATTGATGAAGAGTATCAATTGGGTCTTTTTGACAGGATGAAAGCAAGCTTTGTAGAAAATGGTGAAGTGAAAACGTTAAAGTTAATTGATTTTAAAACGAAGCTGAGAAATGGAGAGCTTGCAGGAGATATCCAGGTTTTTGACTTCTCTAAAAATACTTATCTGGACTTTTTAAGCCACTTCCTGCTTCCTTTGGAGAAGAGCTGGGCGGCTTCTATAAAATAATCGCTGTTATCCTGATACAGCAGTATAATCATAAAGTGGAAAATATATTTCCACTTTTTTGTTTTAATGTATATTTGTATAGATTCGAGTAGAGACTAATGCCTAAAGTACTTTTTTTAACGACTTCCCATAGCTATAATGATGACCGGATTTTTTATCATCAGGCCAAAGCTCTTAGAGATAATGGGTATGAAGTAAAAATATGCAGTTTACATGCAGAGTATAAAGGTTTTATAGATGGAATTGAAATAGAATCTTATGCTGTACTGGAGGAAAGTATAGATCATAAAATGCAAACTTTCCGGAAAGTTTGTAATGATTTTCAACCCCAATGTATCATCTGCTCTGAACCTCTGGCTATTGTAGCGGTAAGGAACTTTGTAAAAGAAAACAAGATAAGCTGTATCTATGATGTTACAGAATGGTATCCATCCCTATCAATGCTTCAAAAGTACAGGTTTCCGGCTAAAATTTTTCAAACGGTAAAATTTTCTCTTATCCAGTTGTGTGCTGGTTTTTTAAGCACTCATTTCATTTTTGGAGAAACAACCAAAAAGTTTCCGCTGGCTTATTTTTTTGGATTCAAAAAACAAATGATTCTTCCCTATTATCCGGATTCTATTTATATCAAGGAAAGCATAAAACAGCTGGATACAGATACGATTACGCTCTGCTATACAGGTCAGATTTCTAAAGATAAGGGTATTGAAAATTTTTTCAGTACAATAGATAAGCTTCGTCAGAAAATGCCCACGCTTCATATCAGGATTCTGATTATCGGATCAACGGTAGATGGAGATGATGAAATTTATTTTTCAGCATTACTGAAGCAATATTCTTTTGATCATATAGAGATCCGAAAACCAACAGCTTTTGAAAGGTTTACAGAATCATTGGCAGAAGCAGATATATGCTTTGATCTTCGGGAAATTAATTTTGAAAACAATCATTCTCTGCCCATAAAACTGTTTTATTTTATGGGAGCAGGAAAACCGGTGATTTATTCAGATTTAAAAGGAATCCGGAAGCATTTGGGCATTCTTTCGTTTGGCAGTCTGGTAGATCCTCATCATGCCGAATTTATTTCGGAGATTATCATCAATTATATCAGGAATCCTGAGTCATATCATGCTCATGCTCTCAATGCCAGGAAAGAATTTAAAGAACAATATAATTGGGATAGAATAAAAGTTTCCTTCGTTGATTTTGTGAAAAGATCTATTGATAAATAATCACCATGCAGCTTACTATCATTAAAACATTTGTCTCCCGTTTTCTTATTCTGATCCTGAGTTTCGGATTGGTGATCTATTCTACGAATATGTGGGGTAGTGAAGGAAAGGGAACCATTTCTATTGTGGTTGCCAATGCTGCTGCAGTGAGCTTTTTCAGCAGTATCTTTTCGGGGAGCAGTGCTTCTTATTTTGCTTCAAGATTTAAAATAGAAAAAGTCTTATTGTATGCTTATCTGTGGTCTCTTCTCACAGGGCTTCTGATCCCGTTTTTATTCAGTCTGGCTTCTATTCAGAGTGAATATCTTTTTTATCTTATCGGAATCTCTGTATTTTCTTCCCTTTTGTCTACTAATATCAGTTTGTTTATTGGAAAACAGGATATTAGAAAGTTTAATGTGTATACCGTTTTACAGCAGCTTGTACATATTATCTTTATAGGATTACTAGTATATGTGATTGGGAAAAAAGACGTTTCAGTCTATTTTCTTGCACAGATTGGGTGTCTGGCACTTCTTTT
The genomic region above belongs to Chryseobacterium culicis and contains:
- a CDS encoding (Fe-S)-binding protein; translated protein: MDFNIKTMAEYAAEGKAPEVLFWVGCAGSFDDRAKKITKAFCKILNKIGVEFAVLGQEESCTGDPAKRAGNEFVFQMMALTNIEVLNAYEVKKIVTACPHCFNTLKNEYPSLGGHFDVVHHTQFLKTLMEEGRLKIEGGAFKGKKITFHDPCYLGRANDEYEAPRMLLEKLDAELVEMKRCKTNGLCCGAGGAQMFKEPEKGNKDINIERTEEALSFEPKVIATGCPFCNTMMTDGVKHFNKNTEVAVKDIVELLAEAEDL
- a CDS encoding glycosyltransferase, whose translation is MPKVLFLTTSHSYNDDRIFYHQAKALRDNGYEVKICSLHAEYKGFIDGIEIESYAVLEESIDHKMQTFRKVCNDFQPQCIICSEPLAIVAVRNFVKENKISCIYDVTEWYPSLSMLQKYRFPAKIFQTVKFSLIQLCAGFLSTHFIFGETTKKFPLAYFFGFKKQMILPYYPDSIYIKESIKQLDTDTITLCYTGQISKDKGIENFFSTIDKLRQKMPTLHIRILIIGSTVDGDDEIYFSALLKQYSFDHIEIRKPTAFERFTESLAEADICFDLREINFENNHSLPIKLFYFMGAGKPVIYSDLKGIRKHLGILSFGSLVDPHHAEFISEIIINYIRNPESYHAHALNARKEFKEQYNWDRIKVSFVDFVKRSIDK